The Acomys russatus chromosome 1, mAcoRus1.1, whole genome shotgun sequence genome has a window encoding:
- the Mideas gene encoding mitotic deacetylase-associated SANT domain protein: MNLQAQPKAQNKRKRCPFGDQEPVAKEQPPPLQAPPQSLRVKEEQYGAHEGPAGVASTTQPVELAPPPNSLALLNNVVYGSERTTAAMLSQQAQVSSVKWPNAVMAPGRGLERGGGGGISDSGWQQQPGQPPPHSTWNRLSLYSGPKGNPHPGVGVPPYYNHPEALKGSKPGGPQLDHYGNAMQLEVGRPQAPLNSFHAAKKPPNQTLPLQPFQLAFGHQVNRQVFRQGPQPPNPTTSFPPQKQPQQQQQQQQPAALPQMQLFENFYPMHQPPSQQPQDFGLAPGGSLGQAHLAHHGMAPYPFPHNPDMNPELRKALLQDSATQPVLPQPPMAFPRRSRRLSKEGILPSNPLDGAGTQPGQEPTGSLFLHHWPLQQPPPGALGQPHPEALGFPLELRESQLLADGERLAPNGREREAPAMGNEEVVRAGGLGDCGQMIRGGVIQSTRRRRRASQEANLLTLAQKAVELASLQDANGSEEKRKSVLASTTKCGVEFSEPALAAKRAREESGMVPLIIPVSVPVRTVGPTEVAQGGSADEDDKALEQYPAEHKPSVIVTRRRSTRVPGTDASPQAEDLNVKLEGEPSMRKPKQRPRPEPLIIPTKAGTFIAPPVYANITPYQSHLRSPVRLADHPSERSFELPPYTPPPILSPVREGSGLYFNAIISTSSIPAPPPITPKSAHRTLLHSNSSEVTPPVLSVMGEATPVSIEPRINVGTRFQAEIPAMRDRALAATDPHKADLVWQPWEHLESSWEKQRQVDNLLTAACSSIFPGAGTNQELALHYLHESRGDILETLNKLLLKKPLRPHNHPLATYHYTGSDQWKMVERKLFNKGIAIYKKDFFLVQKLIQTKTVAQCVEFYYTYKKQVKIGRNGTLTFGDVDAGNEKSAQEDVEVDIKTSQKFPRVLPPRRESPSEERLEPKREAKEPRKEEEEEVPEAQEKVEQEEGRERSRRAAAVKATQTLQANEAANDVLILRSQEPNAPGSVGAQTSEKPREGPGKSRRALPFTEKKKKTETFIKTQNQENTFPCKKCGRVFYKVKSRSAHMKSHAEQEKKAAALRLKEKEAAAAAAAHQQALREESSEGEKG; the protein is encoded by the exons ATGAACCTCCAGGCCCAGCCCAAGGCTCAGAATAAGCGCAAGCGTTGCCCTTTTGGGGATCAGGAGCCAGTTGCCAAGGAACAGCCACCGCCCCTGCAGGCTCCACCACAGTCCCTCAGAGTGAAGGAGGAACAGTACGGGGCCCACGAAGGTCCTGCAGGGGTTGCCTCCACCACACAGCCTGTGGAGCTGGCCCCGCCTCCCAATAGCCTGGCTCTATTGAACAATGTGGTATATGGATCTGAGAGAACCACGGCAGCCATGTTGTCCCAGCAGGCCCAAGTAAGCTCAGTCAAGTGGCCCAACGCTGTGATGGCTCCAGGGCGGGGCCTGGAGCGAGGAGGGGGTGGAGGCATCAGTGACAGCGGCTGGCAGCAACAACCTGGCCAGCCCCCGCCCCACTCCACATGGAACCGCCTGTCTCTCTACAGTGGACCCAAAGGGAACCCTCATCCAGGTGTGGGCGTCCCTCCCTACTATAACCACCCTGAGGCACTGAAGGGGAGCAAACCTGGGGGTCCACAGCTGGACCACTATGGCAATGCCATGCAGCTGGAGGTAGGAAGGCCCCAAGCACCCTTGAACTCCTTTCATGCAGCCAAGAAACCCCCAAACCAGACACTGCCCTTGCAACCCTTCCAGCTGGCATTTGGCCACCAGGTGAATCGCCAGGTCTTCCGGCAGGGCCCCCAGCCCCCTAACCCCACGACCTCCTTCCCGCCTCAGAAGCAaccgcagcagcagcaacagcagcagcaaccggCAGCCCTGCCCCAGATGCAGCTATTTGAGAATTTCTACCCCATGCATCAGCCGCCTTCGCAGCAGCCCCAGGACTTTGGCCTGGCACCGGGTGGGTCACTGGGACAGGCCCACTTGGCTCACCACGGCATGGCCCCTTATCCGTTTCCCCACAACCCAGACATGAACCCAGAACTGCGCAAGGCCCTCCTGCAGGACTCTGCCACACAGCCTGTGCTACCTCAGCCCCCGATGGCCTTCCCGCGTCGCTCTCGCCGTCTCTCCAAGGAGGGGATTCTGCCTTCCAACCCCCTCGATGGAGCTGGCACCCAGCCTGGGCAGGAGCCCACAGGCAGCCTGTTCCTTCACcactggcctctgcagcagccacCGCCGGGCGCCCTGGGGCAGCCCCATCCTGAAGCCCTGGGGTTCCCGTTGGAACTGAGGGAGTCACAGCTGTTGGCTGACGGGGAGAGACTGGCACCCAATGGTCGGGAGCGGGAGGCACCTGCCATGGGTAACGAGGAGGTGGTGAGAGCGGGGGGCCTAGGAGACTGTGGACAGATGATACGAGGGGGCGTGATTCAGAGCACACGACGGAGACGCAGGGCGTCCCAGGAGGCGAATCTGCTGACCCTAGCCCAGAAGGCGGTAGAGCTGGCTTCACTTCAG GATGCCAATGGCTCCGAGGAGAAGCGGAAAAGCGTGTTAGCCTCAACTACCAAGTGCGGGGTGGAGTTTTCTGAGCCTGCCTTAGCTGCCAAGCGAGCTCGGGAGGAGAGTGGGATGGTACCTCTCATCATCCCAGTGTCTGTTCCTGTGAGGACTGTGGGTCCAACTGAGGTGGCCCAAGGGGGAAGTGCCGACGAGGACGACAAGGCTCTCGAACAGTACCCCGCTGAGCACAAGCCGTCGGTCATCGTTACCCGCAGGCGGTCCACCCGAGTTCCCGGGACAGATGCTTCACCTCAG GCTGAAGACCTGAATGTCAAGTTGGAGGGTGAGCCTTCCATGAGGAAACCAAAGCAGCGGCCGCGGCCGGAGCCCCTCATCATCCCTACCAAGGCGGGCACCTTCATCGCGCCTCCTGTCTACGCCAACATCACCCCCTACCAGAGCCACCTGCGCTCTCCCGTCCGCCTTGCTGACCACCCCTCTGAGCGGAGCTTTGAGCTGCCCCCCTACACACCACCCCCCATTCTCAGCCCGGTTCGAGAAGGCTCCGGCCTCTACTTCAATGCCATTATCTCAACCAGCAgcatcccagcccctcctcctatCACGCCAAAGAGTGCCCATCGGACCCTGCTCCACTCGA ATAGTTCTGAAGTCACCCCACCCGTCCTCTCTGTGATGGGGGAGGCCACCCCTGTGAGCATCGAACC ACGGATCAACGTCGGGACCCGGTTCCAAGCAGAAATTCCCGCGATGAGAGACCGTGCCCTGGCAGCTACAGATCCCCATAAGGCTGACTTAGTGTGGCAGCCGTGGGAACATCTTGAGAGCagctgggagaagcagaggcaag TGGATAACCTGCTAACAGCTGCCTGTTCAAGCATTTTCCCTGGTGCTGGCACCAACCAGGAACTGGCCCTGCACTACCTGCATGAGTCCAGGGGGGACATCCTG GAAACGCTGAATAAGCTGCTACTGAAGAAGCCGCTGCGGCCCCACAATCACCCACTGGCGACTTATCACTACACAG GCTCTGACCAGTGGAAGATGGTTGAGAGGAAGCTGTTTAACAAGGGCATTGCCATCTACAAGAAAGATTTCTTCCTGGTGCAGAAGCTG ATCCAGACCAAGACCGTGGCCCAGTGTGTGGAGTTCTACTACACCTACAAGAAACAGGTGAAGATCGGCCGCAATGGGACACTCACCTTCGGCGACGTGGATGCGGGCAACGAGAAGTCAGCCCAAGAGGACGTTGAAGTGGACATTAAG ACTTCTCAGAAGTTCCCAAGGGTGCTGCCTCCCCGAAGAGAGTCCCCAAGCGAAGAGAGGCTGGAGCCCAAGAGGGAAGCAAAAGagcccaggaaggaggaggaggaggaagtgccaGAAGCCCAGGAGAAGGTAGAGCAGGAAGAGGGCCGAGAGCGCAGCCGGCGGGCCGCtgctgtcaaggctacacagacactACAGGCCAATGAGGCG GCCAATGATGTCCTCATTCTCCGGAGCCAGGAACCCAATGCCCCAGGGTCTGTAGGTGCTCAGACCTCAGAGAAGCCAAGGGAGGGGCCGGGGAAGTCGAGAAGGGCGCTGCCCttcacagagaagaagaagaaaaccgaGACATTtatcaaaacccaaaaccaggAGAACACTTTCCCGTGTAAAAAGTGCGGCAG ggtgTTTTACAAGGTGAAGAGCCGCAGCGCCCACATGAAGAGTCACGCGGAGCAGGAGAAGAAGGCTGCGGCGCTGAGGctgaaggagaaggaggctgcAGCAGCCGCCGCGGCTCACCAGCAGGCGCTGAGGGAAGAGAGCAGCGAAGGCGAGAAGGGCTGA